Proteins encoded within one genomic window of Solibaculum mannosilyticum:
- a CDS encoding C39 family peptidase: MFDSFLDLFGIDDLSDDIDLDPGPDIADSLGSAPMGSDILTQELDINGDGIVDGILAVQDLDLNGDGIIDATMWQQQLDTNGDGYIDTIQTDIPQDTNGDGIVDYQYTTVEMDTNGDGIIDYTTVAEDFDGDGLFDSVSEWMDTNGDGQLEPMTMDESGSVYDYNFDPAQSDSDSVIGDPAEAMEAWHPQESQNSCAVASQEFILETLTGKEFEESDLCDLAEENGWYTPEGGTLAYDTGNILEAMGMRVERSEFNTISDIEECLQNGGEVIVGVDSSELWEGPDHEMFGPGMQADHAVQVIGIDYSNPSQPMVILNDSGVADGCGAMVPMDVFIDAWQDSNCFMVEAYAQ, encoded by the coding sequence ATGTTTGATAGTTTTCTAGATTTGTTCGGAATAGACGATCTGTCGGACGATATCGATCTTGATCCAGGGCCAGATATTGCGGATAGTCTGGGATCAGCCCCGATGGGAAGCGATATTCTGACACAGGAGCTGGACATCAACGGAGACGGCATTGTCGATGGGATTCTCGCCGTCCAGGATTTGGATTTAAACGGCGACGGTATCATAGACGCCACCATGTGGCAGCAACAGCTGGACACAAATGGAGACGGTTATATTGATACCATCCAGACTGACATCCCGCAGGATACCAATGGGGACGGCATCGTGGATTATCAGTATACCACTGTAGAGATGGATACTAATGGAGACGGGATTATCGATTATACAACCGTAGCGGAGGACTTCGACGGAGACGGCCTATTTGATTCGGTCAGCGAATGGATGGATACCAACGGCGACGGACAATTAGAACCGATGACGATGGACGAAAGTGGATCCGTTTACGATTACAATTTTGATCCCGCCCAGAGCGATTCCGACAGTGTGATAGGAGACCCGGCTGAGGCGATGGAAGCTTGGCATCCCCAGGAATCCCAGAACAGCTGTGCAGTGGCATCTCAGGAGTTCATTCTGGAGACTTTAACGGGAAAAGAGTTTGAGGAATCCGATCTTTGCGATCTGGCGGAGGAAAACGGATGGTATACGCCGGAAGGCGGCACCCTTGCGTACGATACAGGCAATATTCTGGAAGCCATGGGAATGCGTGTGGAGCGGAGTGAATTCAACACCATTTCCGATATTGAAGAATGTCTGCAAAACGGCGGAGAAGTCATCGTTGGGGTTGACAGCAGCGAGCTTTGGGAAGGCCCGGATCACGAGATGTTTGGCCCTGGAATGCAGGCCGATCATGCCGTTCAGGTGATCGGAATTGACTATAGCAATCCATCCCAGCCCATGGTGATTCTCAACGACTCAGGCGTTGCAGACGGCTGTGGTGCAATGGTTCCAATGGATGTCTTTATAGACGCATGGCAGGATAGCAATTGCTTCATGGTGGAAGCATATGCACAGTAA
- a CDS encoding CotH kinase family protein, whose protein sequence is MSTHKHINTICCISLVAALLITILFLGFGSTGIVAVSKALGYEERLFDTSRVHTLDIVMDNWDEFVDNCQNEEYVSCSVVIDNESFKNVAIRAKGNTSLSSVAAYGNDRYSFKIEFDHYEDGKSYHGLDKLSLNNIIQDNTYMKDYLCYQMMGAFGVDSPLCSYIYITVNGEDWGLYLAVEGVEESFLQRNYGSDYGELYKPDSTSMGGGRGNGGNFDFDRFQEEQEGPDGTTDDDGTTGNGSGDNTQPTPPDGNWGDNFSGNMPDPGEFPGGSSDDGMPDMGDFPGFSEDGSSGETQGNIPEIKDFTGGSSPESDSEDGPGNMEGPGGMGDSDVSLIYTDDDYDSYRNIFDNAKTDITDNDKDRLIASLKQLGDHQNISDIVDIDEVLRYFVVHNFVCNFDSYTGSMIHNYYLYEEDGQLSMIPWDYNLAFGGFMSMGDTTSLVNYPIDTPVSGGTVDSRPMLAWIFQNDEYTQMYHDYFAQFIADTFDNGCFASMMDKVVELISPYVQKDPTKFCTYEEFETGISTLEQFCTLRAQSISGQLDGSIPSTSSGQSSDSSSLIDASQLSIDTMGSMGIGGGSGNGRGQMNHSDEDTNPSNSGDIGDIPQCHQGDFISLLNGTPLSSSSDALFASTSSAFSVSPAAFPAAPDSTQGNRPPSGDFDGGMGGMGGGPAGSPPGSTDDSQPSGTTSQSDSSSPPSTNDSNDNGQSLPSEDSSPGSGSNSDSDSTQGMQPPSDNSGGGMPGQDENTQNGMQNPFDSQTASSQWGGMDTQGWILLGISIFVLGIGLLVACLMKGKNW, encoded by the coding sequence ATGTCCACCCACAAACACATCAATACCATCTGCTGTATCTCCCTTGTGGCGGCACTTCTAATCACCATCCTCTTTTTGGGATTTGGATCTACAGGCATTGTGGCGGTATCCAAAGCGCTGGGGTATGAGGAACGTCTTTTTGATACCTCCCGCGTCCACACCTTGGACATCGTCATGGACAACTGGGATGAATTCGTCGATAACTGCCAAAATGAAGAATATGTCAGCTGTTCGGTGGTAATCGACAACGAGAGCTTTAAGAATGTAGCCATCCGGGCTAAGGGCAATACCTCCCTGAGCTCGGTGGCCGCTTATGGAAACGACCGCTACAGCTTTAAAATTGAATTTGACCATTATGAAGACGGTAAATCCTATCACGGACTGGATAAACTTAGTCTCAACAACATCATCCAGGATAACACTTATATGAAAGATTATCTGTGTTATCAAATGATGGGGGCTTTTGGAGTAGATTCCCCTCTTTGCAGTTATATCTATATTACGGTAAACGGAGAGGATTGGGGATTGTATCTGGCTGTGGAAGGCGTAGAAGAGAGCTTTTTACAGCGCAATTACGGCTCCGACTATGGTGAACTTTATAAGCCGGACAGTACCAGTATGGGCGGAGGCAGAGGCAACGGCGGCAACTTCGATTTTGATCGATTCCAAGAGGAGCAGGAGGGTCCGGACGGTACCACTGACGATGACGGCACCACTGGAAACGGCTCCGGTGACAATACACAGCCTACACCGCCCGACGGTAATTGGGGCGATAACTTTTCCGGCAATATGCCTGATCCGGGTGAATTCCCTGGAGGTTCCTCAGACGACGGTATGCCTGACATGGGAGACTTCCCAGGTTTCTCTGAGGATGGTTCCTCCGGCGAGACGCAGGGGAATATCCCTGAGATCAAGGACTTTACGGGCGGCTCCTCCCCTGAAAGCGATTCGGAAGACGGCCCCGGCAATATGGAGGGACCAGGAGGTATGGGAGATAGCGACGTCTCCCTCATCTACACTGACGACGACTACGATAGTTATCGTAACATCTTTGACAACGCTAAAACCGACATTACCGACAACGATAAAGACCGTCTCATCGCCTCTCTCAAACAGCTGGGCGATCATCAAAACATTTCGGATATTGTCGACATTGACGAAGTACTGCGTTATTTCGTAGTGCATAACTTTGTCTGCAACTTTGACAGTTACACCGGTTCCATGATTCACAACTACTATCTTTACGAAGAGGATGGGCAGCTCTCCATGATCCCTTGGGACTATAATCTGGCCTTCGGTGGATTTATGTCCATGGGTGACACTACCAGTCTGGTCAATTACCCCATCGACACACCGGTATCCGGCGGTACGGTGGATTCCCGTCCTATGCTTGCCTGGATCTTCCAAAACGATGAATATACCCAGATGTATCATGACTATTTTGCACAATTTATTGCCGATACCTTTGATAACGGTTGCTTCGCTTCTATGATGGACAAAGTGGTGGAACTCATCTCCCCTTACGTCCAAAAAGATCCCACTAAGTTCTGCACCTACGAGGAGTTCGAAACCGGTATCTCTACCCTAGAACAATTTTGTACCCTGCGCGCTCAAAGCATCTCCGGCCAGTTGGACGGTTCCATTCCTTCCACAAGCAGCGGACAATCGTCCGACAGTTCTTCTCTCATCGACGCCTCCCAATTGTCCATCGACACTATGGGAAGCATGGGCATAGGCGGAGGGTCGGGAAATGGACGTGGCCAAATGAACCATTCTGACGAAGATACAAACCCTTCCAACAGTGGTGACATTGGGGATATTCCCCAATGTCACCAGGGCGATTTTATCTCCCTTCTAAATGGAACCCCCTTATCGTCTTCATCCGATGCTCTGTTTGCCTCCACATCCAGTGCATTCTCTGTCTCTCCTGCAGCCTTCCCCGCCGCTCCGGACAGCACTCAGGGAAATCGCCCTCCTTCCGGTGATTTTGACGGCGGAATGGGTGGAATGGGTGGCGGTCCAGCAGGATCTCCCCCTGGATCAACCGATGATTCTCAGCCTTCGGGAACTACATCACAAAGCGATAGCTCTTCTCCCCCTTCCACCAATGATAGCAATGATAATGGGCAATCTCTACCCTCGGAAGATTCATCTCCTGGATCAGGTTCCAATTCAGACTCTGATAGTACACAAGGTATGCAGCCTCCTTCCGATAACTCCGGAGGCGGTATGCCTGGCCAGGATGAAAACACTCAAAACGGCATGCAAAACCCTTTTGACAGCCAAACGGCATCCAGTCAATGGGGCGGTATGGATACACAGGGATGGATCCTTTTAGGAATATCTATTTTTGTGTTAGGCATAGGGCTATTGGTTGCATGCCTCATGAAGGGAAAAAACTGGTGA
- a CDS encoding dynamin family protein, translating to MSLKSEVYSLLNNAQRLCRDCPEAAELSESLEEMRKRLEIPLRVAVVGIMKAGKSTFMNALMGADVLYTGDLETTYTVGWFQYAEHPSITVCFRNGEKIEAPFEDLEKWSVRAFEKENPRIHDVQYLIIHYPSEVLKQLEFIDTPGLNSVYGTDAQNTLDFLSIKGSEDTLYEASMADAVIYAFSRSTAGFDRDILTAFHSGGGNMSSPINSIGILTKVDASGIWDIFGEQSPVEAAQAVTSSIMTNADMKNLLFSVFPVCAKVMEGYTQLTAEDWKVLRIIAQVPPDDLIDLLYDAHQFAVGTEEEFQRLGDTDARKRLMNLIGQYGTLEIAHQLRAGKAQDQIGDILQEKCGVKAIREILLRHFGNRTFLIKSRYIFSRIRSLTQEIRKNLDKSSHLYHVCEQIGEEIEGLMSSVQTLKELKILQMYYNGQIQFMDEEEKQDFLRVTGEYGRSAETRLGMPEGSSIAAMEQTAKEKAALWHGKSSGWMMPGSYVEAAATLARSYEQMYYHLNALNEE from the coding sequence ATGTCTTTAAAATCAGAAGTTTATAGTCTGCTGAACAATGCACAAAGGCTATGCCGGGATTGTCCGGAAGCAGCGGAACTTTCTGAAAGCCTTGAGGAAATGAGAAAGCGTCTGGAAATACCCCTACGGGTAGCGGTGGTGGGGATTATGAAAGCGGGAAAATCCACCTTTATGAATGCGCTTATGGGAGCCGACGTGCTGTATACAGGGGATCTTGAGACTACCTATACAGTAGGATGGTTCCAGTATGCAGAGCATCCATCCATCACCGTGTGTTTTCGCAATGGGGAGAAGATAGAGGCCCCCTTTGAGGATTTGGAAAAATGGTCGGTTCGAGCCTTTGAAAAGGAAAATCCCCGCATTCACGACGTTCAATATTTGATTATCCATTATCCCAGTGAGGTTTTAAAGCAGTTAGAATTCATCGATACACCCGGATTGAACTCCGTTTATGGAACAGATGCCCAAAACACATTGGATTTTCTTTCCATCAAAGGATCGGAAGATACCCTTTATGAAGCGTCGATGGCGGATGCCGTAATCTATGCATTTAGCCGTAGCACAGCCGGCTTTGACCGGGATATTCTAACCGCCTTTCATTCCGGTGGAGGAAATATGTCTTCCCCCATCAACTCGATCGGTATCCTGACGAAAGTAGACGCCAGTGGAATTTGGGATATTTTTGGGGAACAATCGCCGGTAGAAGCAGCTCAAGCTGTAACATCGTCCATTATGACGAATGCGGACATGAAAAACTTATTATTCTCCGTATTTCCCGTATGCGCTAAAGTAATGGAGGGGTATACGCAGTTGACGGCAGAGGATTGGAAAGTACTTCGGATCATCGCCCAAGTCCCGCCGGATGACTTAATCGACTTGTTATATGACGCCCATCAGTTTGCCGTCGGCACAGAGGAGGAGTTCCAGCGGCTGGGCGATACCGATGCCCGTAAAAGGCTCATGAATTTAATCGGACAGTACGGGACGCTTGAAATTGCCCATCAGCTTCGAGCCGGCAAAGCTCAGGATCAGATTGGGGATATTCTGCAAGAAAAATGCGGTGTTAAGGCAATTCGGGAGATTCTACTACGTCACTTTGGCAACCGGACATTTCTCATCAAATCCCGGTACATTTTTAGCCGGATTCGTTCACTCACGCAGGAGATAAGAAAAAATCTGGATAAAAGCAGTCACCTATATCACGTCTGTGAACAGATCGGCGAGGAGATTGAGGGATTGATGTCCTCTGTCCAGACTTTAAAAGAACTAAAGATCTTACAGATGTATTATAACGGACAAATCCAGTTCATGGATGAGGAAGAGAAACAGGATTTTCTTCGAGTGACTGGAGAATACGGACGTTCGGCAGAGACGCGGCTGGGAATGCCTGAGGGAAGTTCGATCGCAGCCATGGAGCAGACGGCTAAGGAGAAGGCGGCCCTTTGGCACGGTAAATCCAGCGGCTGGATGATGCCGGGATCTTACGTGGAAGCAGCGGCGACCTTGGCACGGTCCTATGAGCAGATGTACTATCATCTCAATGCGCTCAACGAGGAATAG
- a CDS encoding dynamin family protein, with translation MATFFELKHKAETMMTQGKTLAEKLGYSTSAQAIQEIIGTFDKKEMMVVAVGEARRGKSSLLNALLNEKESLFPVDVNVCTNVVTVVRYGEKEKVEVYLETPGKEGYRTETIGREQIADYVSEKGNPDNYKNVKLLNISIPNPLLKEGVVFVDTPGVGSLNIAHAEATYGFLPSADLLLFVSDAGSGLTETELDFLKRGYQYCKNIIFPLTKRDANVNYPIIEEDNREKIHKTLGIAKEDIQIISVSSLAKLRYLEKGSKAMYVNSNYPELESAIWTTIAKTRAEILILPFLVDVKQELLKIVDSVAAQYQLLNADQSKTEQLIEELNAEIKRMEDLQQKSSEWRNQLNYFYSLLSNNINAEIQNIGVEARELLEQMVAELDKKICQKSEYSKVISAVNDVISCGMLRIKDRLESEIQGEAQKIDNQLGLDLDINQNALEQLNFVPNEDLVVVFPKKKKMDRVLTGGRKITMNSMGGAAVGGILGGIIGLCVGGPIGLVVGAQYGAGAGTLVGGTKGCVDALSKYDELDIGRVNRAIQQHIATSISSMNTAISNTIAELRLQLISSFEEKLKKRVKELQENVKRMQDNIRLSKTEIPQKLNTLKQYNDLLKKQMDQYEEMEAAILKFRDNASVVQESSTDAEASSGCEEDSEPSYEFL, from the coding sequence ATGGCAACGTTTTTTGAATTAAAGCATAAAGCGGAAACTATGATGACCCAGGGTAAGACGTTGGCAGAAAAGCTGGGATATTCTACATCAGCCCAGGCCATCCAGGAAATCATAGGGACGTTTGATAAAAAAGAGATGATGGTAGTAGCTGTGGGAGAAGCTAGACGCGGCAAATCATCTTTATTGAATGCTCTGCTCAATGAAAAGGAAAGTCTTTTCCCCGTCGACGTCAATGTATGTACCAATGTGGTAACGGTGGTCCGATACGGAGAAAAGGAAAAGGTAGAAGTGTATCTGGAGACGCCGGGTAAGGAAGGATACCGCACCGAAACCATTGGCAGGGAACAGATTGCAGACTATGTATCGGAAAAGGGCAATCCCGATAATTATAAAAATGTAAAGCTGCTCAATATCTCTATTCCCAATCCCTTGTTAAAAGAGGGCGTGGTATTTGTAGACACGCCTGGAGTGGGAAGTTTGAATATCGCCCACGCAGAAGCGACCTATGGATTTTTACCCAGTGCGGATTTGCTTCTTTTTGTCAGCGATGCAGGCTCCGGCCTGACAGAGACGGAACTGGACTTTTTAAAACGAGGGTATCAGTACTGTAAAAATATTATCTTCCCTCTGACCAAAAGAGATGCTAACGTCAATTATCCGATTATTGAAGAAGACAATCGTGAGAAAATCCATAAGACCTTAGGGATTGCCAAAGAGGATATTCAAATTATCTCGGTTTCCAGCTTGGCAAAGCTTCGCTATCTGGAAAAGGGCAGTAAGGCCATGTATGTCAACAGCAATTATCCTGAATTGGAAAGCGCCATCTGGACGACCATTGCAAAAACGAGAGCTGAAATTTTGATTCTTCCGTTTCTTGTGGATGTAAAACAGGAGCTGCTGAAAATAGTGGATAGCGTAGCAGCCCAGTACCAGCTTCTCAATGCCGATCAGAGCAAAACAGAGCAGCTCATCGAAGAGCTCAATGCGGAGATCAAGCGGATGGAGGATCTTCAGCAGAAGAGTTCCGAATGGCGCAATCAGTTAAACTATTTTTACTCCCTTTTGTCGAATAATATCAACGCTGAGATTCAGAATATCGGAGTAGAAGCACGGGAGCTTCTAGAGCAAATGGTAGCGGAGCTGGATAAAAAGATCTGCCAGAAGTCGGAATATTCTAAGGTTATCAGCGCCGTTAACGATGTAATCAGTTGTGGGATGCTTCGAATCAAAGATCGGCTTGAGAGTGAGATACAGGGAGAAGCGCAAAAAATCGACAATCAGCTGGGCCTGGATCTCGACATCAACCAGAACGCTCTGGAACAATTAAATTTTGTTCCAAATGAAGACTTGGTTGTGGTGTTCCCGAAGAAAAAGAAGATGGACCGGGTGTTGACCGGTGGACGTAAAATCACCATGAATTCCATGGGCGGAGCAGCAGTCGGCGGAATTTTAGGTGGAATTATTGGGTTGTGCGTAGGAGGCCCCATAGGATTAGTGGTAGGTGCCCAGTACGGAGCGGGAGCCGGGACACTGGTTGGAGGAACCAAGGGCTGTGTCGACGCACTGAGCAAATACGACGAGCTGGATATTGGACGGGTAAACCGTGCAATTCAGCAGCATATTGCCACTTCTATTTCCTCGATGAATACGGCCATCAGCAATACCATAGCGGAGCTTCGTTTACAGTTGATCTCGTCTTTTGAGGAGAAGCTGAAAAAACGGGTTAAGGAATTGCAGGAAAACGTAAAGCGGATGCAGGACAACATTCGTCTGTCCAAGACAGAGATTCCCCAGAAGCTCAATACGTTAAAACAGTATAACGATCTTCTGAAGAAACAGATGGATCAGTACGAAGAGATGGAGGCAGCCATCTTAAAATTCCGAGACAATGCATCGGTTGTTCAGGAAAGTTCCACAGATGCCGAGGCTTCCTCCGGATGCGAAGAGGATTCCGAGCCCTCCTATGAGTTCCTGTAA
- a CDS encoding Hsp70 family protein, which translates to MIVGIDIGTSYSSICIMGPDGKAQPVDISTGTSMYGSKYSLPSAVFIEESGNILVGQAAMSSRKVKPQNFHMEFKRDLGQDIPILLGQSKFLPEDLYTELFRHMKARAEKTYGERIEKAYLTYPASFGNKKKEKILSAAKAAGLFNVELVDEPTAAAMSYCAAGLVEDGQTLLVYDFGGGTFDVSIIRYEDERFTLLAQPDGLEHCGGIDVDRLIYQDMLGKIDPDTLGEFYKKPLYRMRLESQISELAVKAKHHLSFAESYQEYIELGLDMIPYELTAEKLNEMIAPLVGQTISVCRSILKSAELSVSDLSAILMVGGTSRIPLVQKMVRQFAGKVPVLSSIDLELAVAQGAIGFYNQQKRGEPQKGILERYCERNNSLVSASAGCIFAIKSDGTLLIDGTMQGYEHKLTDWKDLIAIAGNAWHTIGLKKSGTLTAVGDNTYAQCDVYHWRDIKAVACGRWHTVGLKEDGTVIATGRNFDNQCNIGKWRDITAIACGEARTVGLKSDGTVIMTKDNDTHNVEHWHDIVRIAAGEYQVVGLKEDGTAEAYGTNGYGQCDVKDWSGIIEVACGRQHTVGLKHDGTVIATGRNDLGQCNVEDWQGIIGIWAVGDRTIGLQKDGSIRYTDYHVLLHETKQDEISLSQKKASEKVF; encoded by the coding sequence ATGATTGTGGGTATTGATATAGGGACGAGCTATTCCAGTATCTGTATCATGGGGCCGGATGGAAAAGCGCAGCCGGTGGATATCAGTACGGGAACCAGCATGTATGGGAGCAAATATTCCTTACCATCGGCTGTGTTTATTGAGGAAAGTGGGAATATTTTAGTCGGCCAAGCAGCGATGAGCAGCCGGAAGGTGAAGCCTCAGAACTTTCATATGGAGTTCAAGCGGGATTTAGGACAAGATATTCCGATCCTGTTGGGACAGTCGAAATTTTTACCGGAGGATTTATATACAGAATTATTCCGGCATATGAAAGCGCGTGCAGAAAAAACATATGGAGAAAGGATTGAAAAGGCGTACTTGACTTATCCAGCTTCGTTTGGGAACAAGAAAAAGGAAAAGATCCTGTCGGCGGCAAAGGCAGCAGGATTATTTAATGTAGAGCTAGTGGATGAACCCACGGCAGCGGCCATGAGCTACTGTGCGGCGGGACTTGTGGAGGATGGACAGACCTTGTTGGTCTATGACTTTGGCGGAGGGACATTTGACGTATCGATTATCCGGTATGAAGATGAAAGGTTTACCTTGTTGGCCCAACCGGATGGCTTGGAGCACTGCGGCGGAATCGATGTCGACCGTTTGATCTATCAGGATATGTTGGGAAAGATTGATCCGGATACACTAGGGGAATTTTATAAAAAGCCGCTGTATCGGATGCGTCTGGAAAGCCAGATTTCAGAGCTGGCGGTAAAGGCAAAGCACCATCTGAGTTTTGCCGAAAGCTATCAGGAATACATAGAGCTCGGTCTGGATATGATTCCCTATGAGCTGACGGCAGAAAAGCTCAATGAAATGATTGCGCCATTGGTAGGGCAAACCATCAGCGTCTGCCGTAGCATTCTAAAATCGGCTGAGCTTTCGGTGTCGGATTTGTCGGCCATACTGATGGTTGGTGGGACAAGCCGTATCCCGTTGGTACAAAAGATGGTAAGGCAGTTTGCCGGAAAGGTCCCGGTACTTAGTTCAATAGACTTAGAATTAGCTGTAGCCCAAGGCGCCATCGGTTTTTATAATCAACAGAAGAGAGGGGAGCCTCAAAAGGGGATCCTAGAGAGATACTGTGAACGGAACAATTCGCTTGTATCGGCTTCAGCAGGATGCATTTTTGCAATCAAGTCAGATGGGACATTGCTAATCGACGGGACAATGCAGGGGTATGAACACAAATTAACCGATTGGAAGGATCTTATAGCTATCGCCGGCAATGCGTGGCATACGATAGGGCTAAAGAAATCGGGGACATTGACGGCGGTGGGGGACAATACCTATGCTCAATGTGACGTTTATCATTGGCGGGATATCAAAGCGGTTGCCTGCGGCCGTTGGCATACAGTGGGTTTAAAAGAGGATGGAACAGTGATAGCCACCGGTAGGAATTTCGACAACCAGTGCAACATAGGGAAATGGAGAGATATTACAGCCATCGCCTGTGGGGAAGCGCGGACGGTCGGACTGAAATCGGATGGAACTGTCATCATGACCAAAGACAACGACACTCATAACGTAGAGCATTGGCATGATATTGTACGGATAGCTGCAGGGGAATATCAGGTAGTAGGCTTAAAAGAGGATGGAACGGCTGAGGCCTATGGGACCAACGGATATGGCCAATGCGACGTGAAGGACTGGAGTGGTATCATCGAGGTGGCATGTGGACGTCAGCATACCGTTGGCCTTAAGCACGATGGGACGGTAATCGCGACAGGACGCAATGATTTAGGCCAATGCAACGTGGAGGACTGGCAAGGGATTATTGGGATCTGGGCGGTAGGAGACCGCACCATCGGGCTCCAGAAAGACGGCTCCATCCGATACACGGATTATCATGTATTGCTGCATGAAACGAAACAAGATGAGATCAGCTTGTCTCAGAAAAAGGCTTCTGAAAAGGTGTTCTGA
- a CDS encoding DUF4956 domain-containing protein gives MTFQDIFKSSFLENITSVSILDMLLALALAFGIGMFIFLVYKKTFSGVMYSSSFGVTLVALTMITTVVILAVTSNVVLSLGMVGALSIVRFRTAIKEPLDIAFLFWSIAVGIVLAAGMIPLAVFGSVVIGIILLVFVNRKSHYNPYIVVLHCRDHESELDAKQFLEKQVSKCVVKSKTAQKGGIELNLEIRLKDDNTDFINILSEMNGVQSAVLVSYNGEYMG, from the coding sequence ATGACCTTTCAAGACATTTTCAAATCCAGTTTTCTTGAAAACATCACAAGCGTCTCCATTCTGGACATGCTCCTCGCGCTGGCTCTGGCCTTCGGCATCGGCATGTTTATCTTCCTCGTTTACAAAAAAACTTTTTCCGGCGTTATGTACTCTTCCAGCTTCGGCGTCACTTTGGTGGCCCTCACTATGATCACCACTGTGGTTATTTTAGCCGTCACCTCCAATGTGGTGCTGTCGCTGGGCATGGTGGGCGCTTTGTCCATCGTCCGTTTCCGCACTGCCATCAAAGAGCCTTTGGATATCGCCTTTTTGTTTTGGTCCATCGCTGTAGGCATCGTTCTGGCCGCCGGCATGATCCCGTTGGCTGTATTCGGCAGCGTCGTCATCGGTATTATTTTACTGGTATTTGTCAATAGAAAATCTCACTACAATCCCTACATCGTAGTACTCCACTGTCGGGATCATGAGAGCGAATTGGACGCAAAACAGTTTTTGGAAAAACAAGTATCCAAATGCGTAGTCAAGAGCAAAACCGCTCAAAAAGGCGGTATCGAACTCAATTTGGAAATCCGTCTTAAGGACGACAACACCGATTTCATCAACATCCTCTCTGAGATGAACGGCGTCCAAAGTGCTGTTCTCGTCAGTTATAACGGCGAGTACATGGGATAA
- a CDS encoding nucleotide exchange factor GrpE, giving the protein MADRYEGMRALRDDLNKLFELCGLKVEQVEIGSTPALIRLAASLVKDHALLDYLDILDCQAKKAVKELEAKQIDQWSNEQNELRIEQLEKQITQYQKKLELLLKEKRRVEKENDSLKGTLPIHKVGDPGPQEQGHLEMIRSLISMRDNLLIRRDWLKDNAPDDQNTMKLIESQLYQTANILKKSGVEILEDQGVFDSNRHTVVDTRPTDDPLLVNQIVEVFRPGYTYQGEVLRGEEVILYVKG; this is encoded by the coding sequence ATGGCGGATCGCTATGAGGGTATGCGTGCTCTGAGGGATGACCTGAATAAACTTTTTGAGCTTTGTGGTTTGAAGGTCGAACAAGTAGAAATTGGTTCGACTCCCGCGTTAATACGGCTTGCGGCGTCCCTGGTAAAAGATCACGCGCTTTTGGATTATTTAGACATATTAGATTGCCAGGCAAAAAAGGCCGTCAAGGAATTGGAAGCTAAGCAGATCGATCAATGGAGCAACGAGCAAAACGAACTTCGGATCGAGCAGCTGGAAAAACAGATCACGCAGTATCAAAAAAAGCTGGAGCTGCTGCTCAAAGAAAAAAGACGTGTGGAAAAAGAGAATGATTCTCTGAAAGGAACCCTCCCGATTCATAAGGTAGGGGATCCAGGTCCGCAAGAGCAGGGCCATCTAGAGATGATACGCAGTCTTATCTCCATGCGTGACAATCTTCTAATACGCCGGGATTGGCTCAAAGACAATGCGCCGGACGATCAGAATACCATGAAATTGATCGAAAGCCAGCTTTATCAGACGGCCAATATTCTCAAGAAATCCGGGGTAGAAATCCTGGAAGACCAGGGGGTATTTGACAGCAATCGTCATACCGTTGTGGACACCCGCCCTACAGATGACCCGCTTTTGGTCAATCAAATTGTAGAAGTCTTTCGACCAGGATATACTTATCAGGGAGAGGTATTGCGCGGGGAAGAAGTCATCTTATATGTAAAAGGATAA